One Pseudomonas abieticivorans genomic region harbors:
- a CDS encoding PAS domain S-box protein, whose amino-acid sequence MLFSSARKTIDALELTLASQLGLIQALDRSMAIIEFDPSGQVLHANANFEKTMGYRAEQIIGQPHRMFC is encoded by the coding sequence ATGTTGTTTTCCTCTGCCCGCAAGACCATCGATGCCCTCGAACTGACCCTGGCCAGCCAGCTAGGCCTGATCCAGGCGCTGGACCGTTCGATGGCGATCATCGAGTTCGACCCCAGCGGCCAGGTGCTGCACGCCAACGCCAATTTCGAAAAGACCATGGGTTACCGCGCCGAGCAGATCATCGGGCAGCCGCACCGGATGTTCTGCTGA
- a CDS encoding CsbD family protein — protein MMTNAEVTHGVLPDSSSHSGVSWAAIFAGAAGAAALSMILVLLGFGLGFSAVSPWAGHGMSAKGLGISTIVWLAFTQIVASGLGGYLAGRLRVKWASVHGDEVYFRDTAHGFLAWAVATLVTAVLLVGSVSSVVGGGVQAGASVASGAVSAIGGAAGAGASNGSNDPFGYFVDTLFRDDRPAAVSDDAAHGIVTRIFARTVNNGGQLSAEDRTYLAQLIAQRTNLSQAQAEQRVDQVYGQARQAVEDAKLAAQKAADTATKVAAWTSIWMFIALLCGAFFASLSATYGGRRRDAVIVLGSDRYTTTPTTTTVR, from the coding sequence ATGATGACTAACGCAGAAGTAACCCATGGCGTACTGCCTGACTCCTCGAGTCATTCGGGCGTCTCCTGGGCGGCGATCTTCGCAGGTGCCGCGGGGGCGGCGGCCTTGTCGATGATCCTTGTGCTGCTGGGCTTTGGCCTCGGCTTTTCGGCGGTATCGCCGTGGGCTGGGCACGGCATGAGCGCCAAGGGCCTGGGCATCTCGACGATTGTCTGGTTGGCATTCACCCAGATCGTGGCGTCGGGCCTGGGCGGTTACCTGGCCGGACGTCTGCGGGTCAAGTGGGCCAGCGTGCATGGCGATGAAGTGTACTTTCGCGACACCGCGCACGGCTTCCTGGCGTGGGCGGTAGCAACCCTGGTCACTGCCGTGCTGTTGGTAGGTTCGGTCAGCAGCGTGGTCGGTGGCGGTGTGCAAGCCGGTGCCAGCGTTGCTTCCGGGGCTGTGAGCGCCATCGGTGGGGCGGCCGGTGCCGGCGCCAGCAATGGCTCCAACGACCCGTTCGGTTACTTCGTCGACACGCTGTTTCGCGATGATCGCCCGGCTGCCGTCAGCGATGACGCCGCACACGGTATCGTCACCCGCATCTTTGCCCGTACCGTCAACAACGGTGGCCAGTTGAGCGCCGAAGACCGTACCTACCTGGCCCAGTTGATTGCCCAGCGTACCAACCTGTCCCAGGCCCAGGCCGAACAGCGTGTCGACCAGGTGTACGGCCAGGCTCGTCAGGCCGTCGAGGATGCCAAACTCGCCGCGCAGAAAGCTGCAGACACTGCGACCAAAGTCGCCGCCTGGACGTCTATCTGGATGTTCATCGCCCTGTTGTGCGGTGCCTTCTTCGCCAGCCTGTCCGCAACCTACGGTGGCCGTCGCCGTGATGCGGTGATTGTGCTGGGCAGCGACCGTTATACCACCACCCCGACTACCACGACCGTTCGTTAA